The following is a genomic window from Flavobacteriales bacterium.
TAGCCCAGCGCGTACGGCCCCTTGGTGCGTTCGCGGTTCCGGCGCGGCCAGCCGGTGGCGATCACCATGCGCGCGAAGGCCCAGTACACCCGGTTCATGAAGCCTACGGGGAAGAACTTGTTCACGCAGTCCATCAGCACGTCGGCATGGCCTCCGTAGGCCATGATGTGACGCGTTTCCAGGCCTGCGTCCTTGGCCAGGTGCTTCAGGGAGAACTCCGAGAAGTGCATGTACTCATGCGGATACTCGCCCATCCAGTAGGCGAACGGCGCGGTGATCACCATGTGCCCGCCGGGCTTCAGGATGCGCCTCAGTTCGGCCAGGAAGACATGCGGCCGGGTGATGTGCACCAGCATGTCCGAGGCCAGGATCGAGTCGAAGTGATCGTCGGGGAAGGGCAGGCGCGGCTCGGCATTGAGGTCAATGAAGTGGTCGAGCACATCCTTGGCATGGGGGCTGCCCGCCCAGTCCACACAGACCACCTCGGTGGCTTTGGGCTTGTACAGCTCGTAATAAGGCACCGGGCCACAGCCCACGTCCAGCACACGACCGGCAATGTGCTGCTCGATCAGCGGCAGGTAGTGGGCGTGTTGAAGCTCCGCGATGTAGAGGGAGCCTCCGAAGATGCCACGTCGGTTCGTGACGAAGCGTCCCGACCGTTGATCGCGAACGATCCGGGAGGGACGCCATTTCTCAGGGTCGCGCATGCAAGTGCCACGGTCCGGAGCACCGGCGGGCGCTGCGAAGATATCCGGCCGGTCCATGCGCCCAAGCCCATCAGGCCCGACGGCTCACCAGCACGTATCCCAGGGAGTAGGTCTCCCGGGTACGCTCGCGGTCGCGCCTCAGCCAGCCGGAGAAGTCCAGGATGCGCACCAGGCCGGTGAACAGACGATGCCCGATCCCTGTCGGGAACATCTTGTTGAGCGTGTCCATCAACACATCAGCCTGCCCGC
Proteins encoded in this region:
- a CDS encoding class I SAM-dependent methyltransferase; this encodes MRDPEKWRPSRIVRDQRSGRFVTNRRGIFGGSLYIAELQHAHYLPLIEQHIAGRVLDVGCGPVPYYELYKPKATEVVCVDWAGSPHAKDVLDHFIDLNAEPRLPFPDDHFDSILASDMLVHITRPHVFLAELRRILKPGGHMVITAPFAYWMGEYPHEYMHFSEFSLKHLAKDAGLETRHIMAYGGHADVLMDCVNKFFPVGFMNRVYWAFARMVIATGWPRRNRERTKGPYALGYSMVVRKPVV